The following coding sequences lie in one Arachis ipaensis cultivar K30076 chromosome B05, Araip1.1, whole genome shotgun sequence genomic window:
- the LOC107641618 gene encoding uncharacterized protein LOC107641618 encodes MASQLASNTRCQTLTHCTASYGERGSGSRRRGGCKLSHRYRRITNHCGDNDGSGNASTQQEQDLNTKKGAKQQLAQKLHRLGFSYLASSFIYVVTKVKAFYNGFLGDVSNQQNIITAMEAPLTEPYFSFPVLPNN; translated from the coding sequence ATGGCTTCACAACTTGCTAGCAATACAAGATGCCAAACATTAACGCACTGCACAGCCTCCTACGGCGAAAGAGGGAGCGGCAGCCGTCGTCGTGGCGGTTGCAAACTCTCTCATCGGTACCGTCGAATAACGAACCACTGCGGCGACAACGACGGCAGTGGCAATGCAAGCACCCAACAAGAACAAGATTTGAACACGAAGAAAGGTGCAAAGCAGCAGCTAGCACAAAAGCTTCACAGGTTGGGATTCTCGTACCTTGCATCATCTTTTATTTACGTTGTCACAAAGGTTAAGGCCTTCTACAATGGTTTTCTCGGAGATGTTTCCAATCAACAAAATATAATAACCGCCATGGAGGCACCACTCACCGAGCCATATTTCTCATTTCCAGTTCTTCCTAACAATTAA